In Papaver somniferum cultivar HN1 chromosome 1, ASM357369v1, whole genome shotgun sequence, a genomic segment contains:
- the LOC113330576 gene encoding delta-9 acyl-lipid desaturase 1-like, with the protein MGTTDTYTNSKNTDDYDVVTQAERRNKELGFLKRQWEFRDALTVALKILEHTAVCFAPFYFTWDAFWVSVVLYVITLHLGISLSYHRNLTHRSFKLPRWLEYFFAYCGLHAAQGDPMFWASVHRYHHQYTDSDRDPHTPNEGFWFSHINWVFYYSYVCEKCGDPTSNVMDLYKQPFYRVIQKTYLLHLIGLGVIMYMVGGWPYVLWGMGVRITLGHHSTFMINSVCHTWGSRPWNTKDLSKNNWVLGLIGYGENWHNNHHAFQNSARLGLEWWQLDFPWYVVKSLECMGLATDVKVPTELQKQKMSYKNSTGTTNGGGFEEAHENGNGNVKTY; encoded by the exons ATGGGTACGACTGATACGTATACGAATTCAAAAAATAcagatgattatgatgttgttacACAGgctgaaagaagaaataaagaattagggtttttgaaaagaCAATGGGAGTTCAGAGATGCATTAACAGTTGCGTTAAAAATATTGGAACATACAGCTGTTTGTTTTGCACCATTTTATTTCACTTGGGATGCATTCTGGGTTTCAGTGGTTTTATATGTTATTACTCTACATCTTGGTATTAGTCTTTCTTATCATAGAAATCTTACTCATAGAAGTTTTAAACTTCCTCGATGGCTCGAGTATTTCTTTGCTTACTGTGGACTCCATGCTGCTCAG GGTGATCCAATGTTCTGGGCAAGTGTTCATCGATACCACCATCAGTATACAGATTCTGATCGAGACCCACATACACCAAACGAAGGATTTTGGTTTAGTCATATCAATTGGGTTTTCTACTACAGCTATGTCTGCGAAAAG TGTGGAGATCCGACCAGTAATGTAATGGATTTATATAAGCAACCATTCTATAGGGTTATTCAGAAAACCTATCTTCTTCATCTGATTGGATTAGGGGTTATCATGTACATGGTCGGAGGTTGGCCTTATGTTTTATGGGGCATG GGAGTGAGAATTACACTGGGGCACCACAGTACGTTCATGATCAATTCAGTATGTCATACATGGGGAAGTAGGCCATGGAATACGAAAGATTTATCAAAGAACAATTGGGTGTTGGGGTTGATAGGTTATGGAGAAAACTGGCATAACAATCACCATGCTTTCCAGAACTCGGCTCGATTAGGTCTGGAATGGTGGCAGCTTGATTTCCCATGGTATGTTGTGAAGTCTCTTGAATGTATGGGATTAGCAACAGATGTTAAAGTACCAACGGAGTTGCAGAAACAGAAAATGTCCTACAAAAATAGTACTGGCACTACTAATGGAGGAGGATTTGAAGAAGCTCATGAGAATGGTAATGGTAATGTTAAAACTTATTAG